A stretch of the Halomonas sp. CH40 genome encodes the following:
- the fdhF gene encoding formate dehydrogenase subunit alpha, with product MNQETFTLTLDGAAVTAYPGDTLWQVAKRAGETIPHLCFKDAEGYRADGNCRACMVEVQGERALVASCLREAKPGMVVHSATSERSRVAREGVLEMLAVDQPPREQSPDASSHFWAMADQLAIDVGEVSQRLPKRSERTTPTVHHVAERESAVVKDRSHSAMAVNLDACIECNLCVRACREVQVNDVIGLAHRGSASKIVFDFDDPMGDSTCVACGECVQACPTGALMPATLVDEHGVGDSAATDKQVDSVCPYCGVGCQLTYHLKNDEIVYVEGRNGPSNHNRLCVKGRFGFDYPRHPSRLTTPLIRREGVAKGLDPDFDPAQPLTHFREASWEEALEFAATGLINLKKGQGPQALAGFGSAKCSNEEAWLFQKLIRTGFGTNNVDHCTRLCHASSVAALMECLGSGAVTASFMQAANADVVILTGCNPAVNHPVAATFFKQAAKRGTRFIIIDPRGQALDAYAHLSVRFKPGSDVALFNALLNVIVTEGLFDETYITEHTEGFEALKTHVVDMTPEAMSEQCGVDAETLREVARLYANAERAMIFWGMGISQHTHGTDNARCLISLALACGHTGRPGTGLHPLRGQNNVQGASDAGMIPMVMPDYQPVGDDQLRSAFEELWNTPLDNQPGLTVVEIMDAIHDGTIRGMYILGENPAMSDPDLTHAREALGKLEHLVVQDLFVTETAQFADVILPASAWPEKDGSVTNTNRQVQLGRAAMPLPGDARPDWWIIQQLANRFGLGWHYQHPSEVFAEMKQGMASLDHISWERLEREQSVTYPCPSDDAPGQDVVFGDAFPREGGKAKFAATRPIPPDEPVDDDYPTVLTTGRQLEHWHTGSMTRRAKVLDELEPEAVASLSINEMQRLKLAPGDRLTITTRRGRITLAVRVDPGMPDGMVFIPFAYAEAAANLLTNPALDPDGKIPEFKYAACRLAAVEKEEVTS from the coding sequence ATGAACCAAGAGACCTTTACCCTCACGCTGGATGGTGCAGCCGTGACGGCTTACCCCGGCGACACCCTCTGGCAGGTTGCCAAGCGCGCCGGAGAAACCATTCCGCACCTGTGCTTCAAGGATGCCGAGGGCTACCGCGCCGACGGCAACTGCCGCGCCTGCATGGTCGAGGTGCAAGGCGAACGCGCCCTGGTCGCCAGCTGCCTGCGTGAGGCCAAGCCCGGCATGGTGGTGCATAGTGCCACCTCTGAACGCTCGCGGGTGGCCCGCGAAGGCGTGCTGGAAATGCTCGCCGTGGATCAACCGCCCCGGGAGCAGAGTCCGGACGCCTCCAGCCATTTCTGGGCCATGGCCGATCAACTGGCGATTGATGTCGGTGAGGTAAGTCAGCGCTTACCCAAGCGCAGCGAACGAACTACGCCCACCGTGCACCATGTGGCCGAGCGCGAAAGCGCCGTCGTCAAAGACCGCTCGCACAGTGCCATGGCGGTCAACCTCGACGCCTGCATTGAATGCAACCTGTGTGTACGCGCCTGCCGTGAAGTGCAGGTCAACGACGTCATCGGGCTGGCCCATCGTGGCAGTGCCTCAAAAATCGTTTTCGACTTTGATGACCCCATGGGCGACAGCACCTGTGTGGCCTGTGGCGAATGCGTGCAGGCCTGCCCGACCGGGGCCCTGATGCCCGCCACTCTGGTTGACGAACACGGCGTGGGGGACAGTGCCGCGACCGATAAACAGGTCGACTCCGTCTGCCCCTATTGCGGCGTCGGCTGCCAGCTGACCTACCACCTCAAGAACGACGAGATTGTCTATGTGGAAGGCCGCAACGGGCCGTCCAACCATAATCGCCTGTGCGTGAAAGGTCGCTTTGGGTTTGACTACCCACGCCATCCGTCACGCCTGACCACCCCGCTGATCCGCCGTGAGGGTGTGGCCAAGGGGCTTGATCCGGACTTCGACCCCGCCCAGCCGCTGACTCACTTCCGTGAGGCCAGCTGGGAAGAAGCGCTGGAATTTGCCGCCACCGGCCTGATCAACCTGAAAAAAGGACAAGGGCCGCAGGCGCTGGCCGGTTTCGGTAGCGCCAAATGCTCCAACGAAGAAGCCTGGTTGTTCCAGAAGCTGATCCGCACCGGCTTTGGCACCAATAACGTCGATCACTGCACAAGGCTGTGCCACGCAAGTTCAGTGGCGGCGCTGATGGAATGCCTGGGCTCCGGTGCGGTTACCGCGTCCTTTATGCAGGCGGCCAACGCCGATGTGGTGATTCTCACCGGCTGCAACCCGGCGGTAAACCATCCGGTCGCGGCCACCTTCTTCAAACAGGCCGCCAAGCGCGGCACCCGGTTCATCATTATCGACCCGCGGGGCCAGGCGCTGGATGCCTACGCCCACCTGAGCGTGCGCTTTAAACCCGGTTCTGACGTGGCGCTGTTCAATGCGCTACTCAATGTCATCGTCACTGAAGGTCTCTTTGATGAGACCTATATCACCGAGCATACCGAAGGCTTCGAGGCCCTCAAGACTCATGTGGTCGACATGACCCCAGAGGCCATGAGCGAGCAGTGTGGCGTAGACGCCGAGACCCTTCGCGAGGTGGCGCGCCTGTATGCCAATGCCGAGCGCGCCATGATCTTCTGGGGCATGGGCATCTCCCAGCATACCCACGGCACCGACAACGCCCGCTGCCTGATCTCGCTGGCCCTGGCCTGTGGCCATACCGGGCGGCCTGGCACCGGCCTGCACCCGCTGCGTGGCCAGAACAACGTTCAGGGCGCCTCAGATGCGGGTATGATCCCCATGGTGATGCCTGACTATCAACCGGTCGGCGATGATCAACTGCGCTCCGCCTTCGAGGAGCTGTGGAATACGCCGCTGGATAATCAGCCCGGCCTGACCGTGGTCGAGATCATGGATGCCATTCATGACGGCACCATTCGCGGCATGTATATCCTGGGTGAAAACCCGGCCATGTCTGACCCCGATCTCACCCACGCCCGTGAGGCGCTCGGCAAGCTGGAGCATCTGGTGGTGCAGGACCTGTTCGTGACCGAAACCGCCCAGTTCGCCGACGTGATTCTGCCGGCTTCGGCCTGGCCCGAGAAAGACGGCAGCGTGACCAACACCAACCGTCAGGTGCAGCTGGGCCGTGCGGCCATGCCGCTGCCCGGCGATGCCCGCCCGGACTGGTGGATCATCCAGCAGCTGGCCAACCGCTTCGGCCTGGGCTGGCACTACCAGCACCCCAGCGAGGTGTTTGCGGAAATGAAGCAGGGCATGGCCTCGCTGGACCATATCAGCTGGGAACGCCTGGAACGCGAACAGTCGGTGACCTACCCCTGCCCGAGTGACGACGCCCCCGGCCAGGACGTCGTCTTTGGCGATGCCTTCCCCCGCGAAGGCGGCAAGGCCAAGTTCGCCGCCACCCGTCCCATTCCGCCGGATGAACCGGTGGATGATGACTACCCAACGGTGCTCACCACCGGCCGTCAGCTGGAGCACTGGCACACCGGCTCGATGACCCGGCGTGCCAAGGTGCTGGATGAGCTGGAGCCTGAAGCCGTGGCCAGCCTTTCCATCAATGAAATGCAGCGGCTGAAGTTGGCGCCGGGAGACCGCCTGACCATCACCACTCGGCGTGGCCGTATCACACTGGCCGTACGGGTTGACCCGGGCATGCCGGATGGCATGGTATTTATACCCTTCGCCTATGCCGAAGCGGCCGCCAACCTGCTGACCAACCCCGCGCTGGACCCGGACGGCAAGATCCCCGAGTTCAAATACGCCGCCTGCCGCCTGGCCGCCGTCGAAAAAGAGGAGGTCACCTCATGA
- a CDS encoding NAD(P)H-dependent oxidoreductase subunit E, with amino-acid sequence MTDSMAPQQPTHFPPFRGKARGKPRGRSLAPDALDALRQLLGDEREQPQRRQRDLLIEHLHVIQDALGHLPLTHLRALASYMNLPMAEVYETATFYAHFDVIHDDQSPPPALTLRVCDSLSCQLAGADALRNALAAGTDPAEVRVLRAPCMGRCDTAPVVEVGHYHLGHASVERVQAAIAADHTHPEPLDWPRFDAYRQTGGYALLNACRAGEMSVESLMDTLEKAKLRGLGGAGFPTFKKWFFVRAEAGPRYCAINADEGEPGTFKDRYYLERAPHQFLEGALISAWAVEADALYIYLRDEYPALHTVLHQAIAELEAAGLVAPGYIVVRRGAGAYICGEESAMIESLEGKPGKPRHRPPFVAQRGLFDRPTLVNNVETVYWIPAIYAQGAEWFASHGRHGRSGLRSFSVSGRVNKPGVHLAPAGITLNELINEYAGGMQNGHTLAGYLPGGASGGILPASKADIPLDFDTLQEHGCFIGSAAVVVLSDQDSLRNVATNLLGFFADESCGQCTPCRVGTEKMLTLLERSTWDVDTLERLSQVMMDASICGLGQAAPNPVLGLLRDFRTELAAQNVIIKG; translated from the coding sequence GTGACTGACAGTATGGCCCCGCAGCAACCAACCCATTTCCCGCCCTTTCGTGGTAAAGCCCGCGGCAAGCCACGTGGCCGCTCACTTGCCCCGGACGCCCTGGATGCCTTGCGTCAACTGCTCGGTGATGAACGCGAGCAGCCGCAGCGGCGCCAACGTGATCTGTTGATCGAACATCTGCACGTGATTCAGGATGCCCTTGGCCACTTGCCGCTGACCCATCTACGGGCGCTGGCCAGCTATATGAACCTGCCCATGGCCGAGGTATATGAAACCGCCACCTTCTACGCCCACTTTGATGTCATCCACGACGATCAATCGCCGCCCCCGGCGCTGACGCTGCGGGTATGTGATTCCCTGTCCTGCCAGCTGGCCGGTGCTGATGCCTTGCGCAATGCACTTGCGGCAGGCACCGACCCCGCCGAGGTGCGCGTGCTGCGCGCCCCCTGCATGGGCCGCTGTGATACAGCGCCTGTGGTGGAAGTGGGCCATTACCATCTGGGCCATGCCAGTGTTGAGCGCGTTCAGGCGGCCATCGCTGCCGATCACACTCACCCTGAACCCTTGGACTGGCCACGCTTTGACGCGTACCGGCAAACCGGTGGTTACGCCCTGCTCAACGCCTGCCGGGCGGGGGAGATGAGTGTTGAAAGCCTGATGGACACCCTGGAAAAGGCCAAGCTGCGCGGGCTGGGGGGCGCGGGTTTCCCGACCTTTAAAAAATGGTTTTTCGTCCGCGCCGAGGCCGGGCCGCGCTATTGCGCCATCAACGCCGATGAAGGCGAGCCGGGCACCTTCAAGGACCGTTATTACCTGGAGCGCGCCCCCCATCAGTTTCTCGAAGGCGCCCTGATCAGCGCCTGGGCGGTGGAAGCAGACGCTCTGTACATCTACTTGCGTGATGAATACCCAGCGCTGCATACGGTGTTGCATCAGGCCATTGCGGAGCTGGAAGCCGCCGGGCTGGTGGCGCCGGGCTATATCGTGGTGCGCCGTGGAGCAGGCGCCTATATCTGCGGGGAAGAGTCGGCGATGATCGAATCGCTGGAAGGCAAGCCCGGCAAGCCTCGCCATCGGCCGCCGTTTGTGGCCCAGCGTGGATTATTTGACCGCCCGACCTTGGTCAATAACGTCGAAACCGTCTACTGGATTCCGGCCATTTATGCCCAGGGTGCCGAATGGTTTGCCAGTCACGGCCGCCATGGGCGCAGCGGCCTGCGCAGCTTTTCGGTCTCTGGCCGGGTGAACAAGCCCGGCGTGCATCTGGCCCCGGCCGGCATCACCCTGAACGAACTGATTAACGAATACGCCGGTGGCATGCAGAACGGCCACACCCTGGCCGGGTATCTGCCTGGCGGTGCCTCGGGCGGTATTCTGCCTGCCAGCAAGGCGGATATTCCGCTGGATTTCGACACCCTGCAGGAGCACGGCTGTTTTATCGGCTCGGCGGCGGTGGTAGTGCTCTCCGATCAGGACAGCCTGCGTAATGTGGCGACCAATCTGCTGGGCTTTTTCGCCGATGAATCCTGTGGCCAGTGTACGCCCTGTCGCGTGGGTACCGAGAAAATGCTCACCCTGCTGGAACGCAGTACCTGGGATGTCGACACGCTGGAACGGCTTTCCCAGGTGATGATGGATGCGTCCATCTGCGGCCTGGGGCAAGCCGCCCCCAATCCAGTGCTGGGCCTGCTGCGCGATTTCCGCACTGAGCTCGCCGCCCAGAACGTCATTATCAAAGGGTAA
- a CDS encoding P-II family nitrogen regulator (indirectly regulates nitrogen metabolism; at high nitrogen levels P-II prevents the phosphorylation of NR-I, the transcriptional activator of the glutamine synthetase gene (glnA); at low nitrogen levels P-II is uridylylated to form PII-UMP and interacts with an adenylyltransferase (GlnE) that activates GlnA) produces the protein MHMIAAIIQPHRLEDVREALSDINVQGLTVTEVKGFGRQKGHTELYRGAEYTVDFVNKMKVEVGACDSQIDTVIEAIKTAAYSGRIGDGKIFVYPLSNVIRIRSGETDEAAL, from the coding sequence ATGCATATGATCGCAGCTATTATTCAACCCCATAGGCTTGAAGATGTCAGAGAAGCGTTATCTGATATCAATGTTCAAGGGCTCACTGTGACTGAGGTTAAAGGGTTTGGAAGGCAGAAGGGGCATACCGAGCTTTACAGGGGGGCGGAGTACACTGTGGACTTTGTGAACAAGATGAAAGTCGAAGTGGGAGCCTGTGATTCCCAGATCGACACAGTGATCGAAGCGATTAAAACAGCCGCATACTCTGGTCGTATTGGAGATGGAAAAATATTCGTCTATCCACTTTCCAATGTTATACGCATACGCAGTGGTGAAACTGACGAGGCGGCGTTATAG
- the amt gene encoding ammonium transporter has protein sequence MNEITLELSYALDTFYFLVCTAFVMFMACGFAMLESGLVRSKNTVEILTKNAMLYSVACLVYLVVGYNLMYPANPVSSFIPGLDFMLGSDNSMADISAGEGSPYYSSMADFIFQAVFAAATMSIVSGAIAERMKLWPFLVFAVFMVGVIYPVNGFWKWGGGFLDEMGFQDFAGSVVVHMAGGAAALAAVLMVGARKGRFGPNGEVRAIPGANLPIAMLGMFILWMGWFGFNGGSMLKIASLDDANAVARIFVNTNTAAASGMVAAALLYRALFGKTDMTMVMNGALAGLVSITAEPLLPGPGMAMLVGAIGGVVVVLSVLGLDRLRIDDPVGAISVHGSAGIWGIVAVVFTNPDATLGIQLLGTVIIFAWMFGASLVVLFIIRAVMGLRVSEQDEFEGMDAHECGMHAYPEFVSANTSDMDGTPQRSSAAADGLLASRKPVQR, from the coding sequence ATGAACGAGATAACGCTAGAGCTGAGTTATGCGCTCGATACCTTCTATTTTCTAGTCTGTACCGCCTTTGTCATGTTCATGGCCTGTGGTTTTGCCATGCTTGAATCAGGGTTGGTCCGGTCAAAGAACACGGTCGAGATACTGACCAAAAACGCGATGCTGTACTCCGTTGCGTGCCTGGTTTATCTGGTGGTTGGCTACAACCTGATGTATCCCGCCAACCCAGTCAGCAGCTTTATTCCCGGGTTGGATTTCATGCTGGGCAGTGATAACAGCATGGCCGATATTTCGGCGGGAGAAGGCTCACCTTATTACTCTTCCATGGCTGACTTTATTTTCCAGGCGGTATTTGCCGCTGCCACCATGTCGATTGTTTCCGGGGCAATTGCCGAGCGTATGAAACTGTGGCCTTTCCTGGTGTTTGCGGTCTTCATGGTCGGAGTGATTTACCCCGTGAACGGGTTCTGGAAATGGGGCGGTGGCTTCCTGGATGAAATGGGCTTCCAGGATTTTGCCGGCTCCGTTGTGGTGCATATGGCAGGCGGTGCCGCAGCACTGGCCGCTGTATTGATGGTTGGCGCACGTAAAGGCCGTTTCGGTCCCAATGGTGAGGTACGAGCCATTCCGGGCGCCAATCTGCCGATTGCCATGCTTGGCATGTTTATTCTCTGGATGGGCTGGTTCGGGTTCAATGGCGGCTCGATGCTGAAAATTGCCAGCCTGGATGATGCCAATGCAGTGGCACGTATTTTCGTCAATACCAATACTGCCGCAGCCTCGGGCATGGTAGCGGCCGCTCTGCTGTACCGTGCCTTGTTCGGCAAGACCGATATGACGATGGTCATGAACGGCGCGCTGGCCGGGTTGGTGTCCATTACGGCTGAGCCGCTTCTGCCTGGGCCGGGAATGGCCATGCTGGTCGGTGCGATCGGTGGTGTGGTGGTCGTGCTCTCTGTACTCGGGCTGGACCGCCTCAGGATCGACGACCCCGTGGGTGCCATTTCGGTACATGGCAGTGCGGGTATCTGGGGGATTGTCGCCGTTGTATTCACTAACCCTGACGCCACGCTAGGCATCCAGCTGCTCGGCACCGTGATTATTTTCGCTTGGATGTTCGGTGCCAGTCTGGTGGTGCTTTTCATTATACGTGCCGTAATGGGGCTGCGTGTCAGCGAGCAGGACGAGTTTGAGGGCATGGATGCCCACGAATGCGGTATGCACGCCTACCCTGAGTTCGTTTCGGCCAATACATCGGACATGGATGGCACCCCCCAGCGGAGCAGTGCAGCGGCCGACGGCCTGCTGGCCAGCCGGAAACCTGTTCAACGTTAA
- a CDS encoding DUF3445 domain-containing protein, whose product MQLAPRDTQAFRGQFTYRNSPEAVSRFPFPFPEDDYMYSVNTEPHTLPGPKGSVYEHMLDIDEHYLCETAERAMVLEEDPARCLAMPHMEQACWDLLEFVMTHYAQDYPEHFSFTRQGDQYEWINRPLGIHQTFVMGDASTLPMPPMEFIGRQMQGDFALLDQRDADLFMDAGVITSPADWSLAFDAGMSFKQWHGPVPLAHEMGIFDRVLKYLCAIKVGSPIRRLNWTMTIHPRMDSSPETYHQWGADRTTITPENVGRDVFLRVELQTLVRMPRSHALFFGIRTYLISMDDLTTNKAWAKRLHRVLANLPEALVDYKGMTRYRDTVVEWLSEYDHELQPQT is encoded by the coding sequence ATGCAACTTGCACCGCGAGATACCCAGGCTTTCCGAGGCCAGTTTACCTACCGCAATAGTCCCGAGGCCGTGAGCCGCTTTCCCTTCCCGTTTCCGGAAGATGACTATATGTACTCAGTCAATACTGAGCCGCATACGCTGCCGGGTCCCAAGGGCAGTGTTTACGAGCATATGCTCGATATCGATGAACATTATCTGTGTGAAACAGCAGAAAGGGCGATGGTGCTGGAAGAGGACCCCGCTCGCTGCCTTGCCATGCCCCACATGGAACAGGCGTGCTGGGACCTGCTTGAATTTGTCATGACACACTATGCCCAGGATTATCCCGAACATTTTTCCTTCACCCGACAGGGCGATCAATACGAGTGGATTAATCGCCCCCTCGGCATTCATCAGACCTTTGTGATGGGTGATGCAAGTACCTTGCCCATGCCGCCGATGGAGTTTATCGGACGCCAGATGCAGGGGGATTTTGCGTTACTTGATCAACGTGATGCAGACCTCTTCATGGACGCAGGTGTAATCACATCACCGGCTGACTGGTCGCTGGCCTTTGATGCCGGAATGAGCTTCAAACAGTGGCATGGCCCTGTGCCGCTGGCTCATGAGATGGGTATTTTTGATCGGGTCCTTAAATATCTGTGCGCCATTAAGGTGGGCAGCCCGATTCGTCGTTTGAACTGGACGATGACGATCCATCCACGCATGGACAGTTCTCCTGAAACCTATCACCAATGGGGGGCAGACCGAACCACGATTACCCCCGAGAACGTAGGCAGGGATGTCTTTCTGCGTGTCGAGTTACAGACACTGGTACGTATGCCCCGAAGCCATGCGCTGTTCTTTGGCATCCGCACTTATCTGATCAGCATGGACGACCTCACAACCAATAAGGCCTGGGCCAAGCGACTGCATCGCGTGTTGGCCAATCTGCCCGAGGCACTGGTGGATTACAAAGGGATGACACGCTACCGCGACACTGTCGTGGAGTGGTTAAGCGAATACGACCACGAACTCCAACCACAAACCTGA
- a CDS encoding PDR/VanB family oxidoreductase — translation MSDLIPVRVAEIEQISSIIKQFTFVADEKPLPPFSAGSHVVVQMEGEGKRFRNAYSLISNPADSSHYRIAVRLQERSRGGSQFMHGEFRPGDRLFISPPANMFLPDWQARHHILIAGGIGITPFLSYGYELEQRQASFEVHYVYRNAETGAFREALTERFGNRLYCYSGERPDFYTLLGHQPLGTHVYVCGPEAMIQDVKATASALGWSPQRVHYEAFTAPQPGKPFVARLSRSQQDVAVAGDTPLLDALEAHGLEIPNMCRGGVCGQCKTSVVDGDIEHRDAFLDDQEKASQRCIMPCVSRSSSDYLVLDL, via the coding sequence ATGAGTGACCTGATTCCGGTACGTGTCGCCGAGATCGAGCAGATCAGCTCGATTATCAAACAGTTTACGTTTGTTGCTGATGAAAAGCCCCTGCCGCCGTTTTCTGCCGGTAGTCACGTGGTGGTGCAGATGGAAGGTGAGGGGAAGCGTTTCCGCAATGCGTATTCCTTGATCAGCAACCCGGCTGACAGCAGTCATTATCGCATCGCGGTGCGGTTGCAGGAGCGCTCCCGAGGAGGCTCTCAGTTCATGCATGGTGAGTTTCGCCCAGGGGACAGGCTGTTTATTTCTCCGCCCGCCAACATGTTTCTACCGGATTGGCAGGCGCGGCACCACATATTGATTGCCGGTGGCATCGGAATAACGCCGTTTCTTTCTTACGGCTATGAGCTGGAACAACGTCAAGCTTCCTTTGAAGTGCACTACGTGTATCGCAATGCCGAAACAGGGGCCTTTCGTGAGGCCTTGACGGAGCGTTTTGGCAACAGGCTTTACTGCTATTCCGGCGAACGTCCCGATTTTTACACCCTGCTCGGACACCAGCCGCTTGGCACCCACGTCTATGTTTGCGGCCCTGAGGCGATGATTCAGGACGTCAAAGCCACAGCGAGTGCGCTGGGCTGGTCACCTCAGCGGGTTCATTACGAAGCCTTCACGGCTCCTCAGCCAGGCAAGCCTTTTGTGGCCAGGCTTTCACGCTCGCAGCAGGACGTCGCCGTCGCGGGGGATACGCCTCTGCTTGACGCTCTGGAAGCCCATGGCCTTGAGATACCCAATATGTGTCGTGGCGGTGTATGCGGCCAATGTAAAACCTCGGTGGTGGACGGTGACATCGAGCATCGGGATGCCTTTCTCGATGATCAGGAGAAAGCCAGCCAGCGCTGCATCATGCCTTGCGTGTCACGCTCATCGAGCGACTACCTGGTGCTGGATCTATAA
- a CDS encoding dimethylamine monooxygenase subunit DmmA family protein encodes MKHVAPIDKHRTPFHFIICADRADAPPAGLPSEWQNVPLQCCDRDALSTTLATQLETLTQGCHVIVAGSEAFLWDVHTLALAHGLLDAEITLLPSADNARRVFCTHCRFMSEPVTASPTRCQGCGLTLEVRDHFSRRLGAYMGVRIDAEVPGEVPREEVFDS; translated from the coding sequence ATGAAACATGTGGCGCCGATTGATAAACACCGGACGCCGTTTCATTTCATTATCTGTGCTGATCGCGCTGACGCGCCCCCGGCGGGGTTGCCGTCTGAGTGGCAGAACGTGCCACTGCAATGCTGCGACCGTGACGCACTTTCCACCACGCTGGCGACCCAGCTGGAAACATTGACCCAAGGTTGCCATGTGATTGTGGCGGGCAGCGAAGCGTTTTTATGGGATGTACATACCCTGGCCCTGGCACACGGGCTGCTCGACGCTGAAATCACCTTGCTGCCTTCAGCAGATAACGCCCGACGCGTGTTTTGCACGCACTGCCGTTTTATGAGCGAGCCTGTCACGGCGTCACCCACCCGCTGCCAGGGGTGTGGGCTCACGTTGGAAGTTCGCGATCATTTTTCACGACGCCTGGGGGCCTATATGGGCGTGCGGATAGATGCCGAGGTGCCCGGTGAGGTTCCCCGCGAGGAGGTGTTTGACTCATGA
- a CDS encoding FMN-binding glutamate synthase family protein, with product MTDNTINPALRESATFGRDVIAEIQRAAETGIYDIRGWGAKRKVPNFDDLLFLGASMSRYPLEGYREKCDTEVVLGTRYAKKPMVIDTPVTIAGMSFGALSAQAKEALGRGASEVGTSTTTGDGGMTAEERGQSSKLVYQYLPSRYGMNPDDLRKADAIEVVLGQGAKPGGGGMLLGQKISDRVAHMRTLPKGIDQRSACRHPDWTGPDDLAIKIAELREITDWQVPIFIKIGATRTYYDVKLAVKAGADVVVLDGMQGGTAATQDVFIEHVGIPTLAAIPQATQALQEMGVHREVQLIVSGGIRNGADVAKAIALGADAVAIGTAALIALGDNHPRFEEEYRKLGSASGYYDDFQEGKCPAGISTQDPELSQRLDPVEGGRRLANYLRVLTLEAQTLARACGKSHLHNLEPEDLVALNIEAAAMARVPLAGTTWVPGQTF from the coding sequence ATGACAGATAACACGATTAATCCGGCACTGAGAGAGTCCGCTACCTTTGGTCGAGATGTCATCGCCGAAATTCAGCGTGCCGCCGAAACAGGCATCTACGACATTCGCGGTTGGGGTGCCAAGCGCAAGGTGCCAAATTTTGATGATCTTTTGTTTCTCGGTGCGAGCATGTCGCGCTACCCGCTCGAAGGCTATCGGGAAAAATGCGACACCGAGGTGGTATTAGGCACCCGCTACGCCAAAAAACCGATGGTGATTGATACCCCGGTGACCATTGCCGGTATGAGCTTTGGTGCCTTGTCAGCACAAGCCAAGGAAGCGCTGGGGCGCGGAGCATCGGAAGTCGGCACATCGACGACCACAGGTGATGGCGGCATGACCGCAGAAGAACGCGGTCAGTCATCCAAACTGGTCTATCAGTACCTGCCGTCACGCTATGGTATGAACCCGGATGATTTACGCAAAGCCGATGCCATCGAGGTGGTCTTAGGGCAGGGCGCCAAGCCGGGTGGCGGCGGGATGCTGCTGGGCCAGAAAATTTCGGATCGTGTCGCCCACATGCGCACGCTGCCCAAAGGTATTGATCAGCGTAGCGCCTGCCGCCACCCGGACTGGACGGGGCCCGACGACCTGGCCATCAAGATTGCCGAATTGCGTGAAATTACCGACTGGCAGGTGCCCATCTTTATCAAGATTGGCGCGACGCGCACGTATTACGACGTCAAGCTGGCGGTGAAAGCCGGCGCGGATGTTGTGGTGCTGGATGGTATGCAGGGCGGCACGGCAGCCACTCAGGATGTGTTTATCGAGCATGTCGGTATTCCCACCCTGGCGGCGATTCCTCAAGCCACACAGGCCCTGCAGGAAATGGGCGTTCACCGTGAGGTGCAGTTGATCGTCTCGGGCGGGATCCGTAACGGTGCTGACGTTGCCAAAGCCATTGCCCTGGGTGCGGATGCCGTGGCCATTGGTACGGCTGCCCTCATCGCCTTGGGGGATAACCACCCACGTTTTGAAGAAGAGTACCGCAAGCTGGGTTCAGCGTCTGGCTATTACGATGACTTCCAGGAAGGAAAATGCCCAGCGGGGATCTCGACGCAGGACCCGGAGCTGAGCCAACGCCTTGACCCGGTGGAAGGTGGCAGGCGGCTGGCCAACTACTTGCGTGTGCTGACTCTGGAAGCGCAGACGTTGGCCCGAGCCTGTGGGAAATCCCACCTGCATAACCTGGAACCGGAAGATCTGGTGGCCTTGAATATCGAAGCGGCTGCCATGGCGCGAGTGCCCCTGGCGGGTACCACCTGGGTGCCTGGTCAAACGTTTTAG